Proteins from a genomic interval of Coccinella septempunctata chromosome 2, icCocSept1.1, whole genome shotgun sequence:
- the LOC123308144 gene encoding tubulointerstitial nephritis antigen-like → MISRWLFVGLFLACLVFVVSAQRRRYNDLPPGPYCKSRGCCPGRQDECAAPILGTLCYCDEFCNQTRVEDCCPDYWSECLGIEPEPVPTTPPPGEFKTCTYEGRNYGLGQTVKKNCNICKCEQIGNTVEFLCERNHCLMNTLLIETVNRERNYGWTATNYSKFWGKTLEEGIATRLGTLQPERFVMNMNPVRKIYNPDILPRQFDSTIEWPNYISKIQDQGDCAASWAISTAAVASDRFGILSKGQEIVKLSAQELISCDKRGQQTQNCKGGYLDRAWAFIKHRGLVDEDCFPYEGYDKECAIDIFGDLRANGCRIPANSQRTSKYVTAPAYRLGNETDIMYEIMVSGPVQATMLVNNDFFSYVGGIYEKTDIIESHKKGFLSVRIVGWGEEYTNKGYMKYWKVANSWGRDWGEDGYFRIVRGRDESEIESFVIAAWPEIARRRYPSLPVPQTPDVFK, encoded by the exons ATGATCTCTCGATGGTTATTTGTGGGTTTATTCCTAGCATGTCTGGTTTTTGTTGTATCTGCACAAAGAAGGAGATATAATGACCTTCCTCCAGGACCATACTGCAAAAGCAGAGGATGTTGTCCTGGAAGGCAAGACGAATGCGCAGCTCCTATATTAG GCACTTTATGTTATTGTGATGAATTCTGCAATCAGACTAGGGTGGAGGACTGCTGTCCTGATTACTGGTCAGAATGTCTAGGTATTGAACCCGAGCCAGTGCCAACCACTCCTCCCCCTGGCGAATTCAAAACTTGCACCTACGAAGGAAGAAACTATGGCCTTGGCCAAACAGTGAAAAAGAATTGCAACATATG TAAATGCGAACAGATAGGAAACACAGTGGAATTCTTATGTGAAAGGAATCACTGTCTTATGAATACTCTCCTGATCGAGACAGTTAATAGAGAAAGGAACTATGGATGGACAGCAACAAATTACAGTAAATTCTGGGGAAAAACTTTGGAAGAAGGTATTGCAACAAG ATTAGGAACTCTTCAACCCGAAAGATTCGTAATGAATATGAATCCGGTGAGGAAGATTTATAATCCTGACATTCTACCTAGACAGTTCGATTCAACGATCGAATGGCCTAACTATATTAGCAAAATACAAGATCAGGGAGATTGTGCGGCATCTTGGGCTATTTCTACTGCAGCTGTTGCATCCGATAG atttggaatactgtCCAAAGGtcaggaaattgtcaaactcagcGCACAGGAGCTCATCTCCTGCGATAAGAGGGGTCAACAGACCCAAAATTGCAAGGGTGGCTATTTGGACAGAGCTTGGGCTTTCATCAAGCATCGTGGTCTCGTTGACGAAGACTGCTTCCCCTACGAAGGTTACGACAAGGAATGTGCTATTGATATTTTCGGAGATCTCAGAGCTAACGGATGCAGGATTCCTGCGAATAGTCAAAGGACATCGAAATATGTAACTGCGCCTGCGTACAGACTAGGAAACGAAACCGATATCATGTACGAAATCATGGTTTCTGGACCTGTTCAAG CAACCATGTTGGTCAATAACGATTTCTTCAGTTATGTAGGTGGTATCTATGAAAAGACCGATATAATTGAGAGCCATAAGAAGGGATTCTTATCGGTCAGAATCGTTGGATGGGGAGAGGAATATACAAATAAAGGATATATGAAATACTGG AAAGTGGCAAATAGCTGGGGTCGCGATTGGGGTGAAGATGGATACTTCAGAATCGTAAGAGGAAGGGACGAATCCGAAATAGAATCCTTTGTAATCGCTGCCTGGCCAGAGATAGCAAGAAGGAGATATCCATCTCTCCCTGTACCTCAGACGCCGGACGTTTTCAAGTGA